A single Tenacibaculum sp. 190524A02b DNA region contains:
- a CDS encoding T9SS type A sorting domain-containing protein, with the protein MKIKKVIKLFSITFCLLTISISFSQENTIQKIIEQIDPGTIGQGDWNGDEYPINKTVKLPSLPNRDINLRGYVTIPRGVQGPFPVIVLLHGRHNICYINEGSDGFLTTNCGDAFNRESNEIPNYHGFRYIANTLVTHGYVVVSIDSNAIIDAVERDKQLSENTNVPLKIKDEGAQLRAELIQEHLNLLKEFNENATLKVADVPTFNTMDFNNVITMGHSRGGEGVVKHFIHNKNLGSPYKIKGVFSVAPTNTNNFIVPKGMNYSVMIPYCDGDLTQAPGVWNYDRQTENSDSSTHQILLMGANHNYFNIIWTPGNFTAGTSDDWKSLEENVGNTGSFCGDPNNRFSPEKQRNILNAYLHSFIKTYVEKDFRYSDPIFGINNHIPASTQLGNNEVHVSYHAPEVKRMNLNILENSDKIVREGLTSFSICGTGDEKHLCGNLDNDIDKRLDDHYSPEHKTGLPRILVSWNGTTNSKIAYTVSEKQKNISSYTHFTLRAGVTAFPPFQINRVGGNQNFSISIIDDSGKEASTEVAPHTNALFPPPGTIGNITPHNIANTIAIPLSNFNTIDLENIKSITFKFDKTSKGELYFTDFAFTNYNEIDFKEWTGNTNTDWVVNTNWKDNTTPLSTNDVLIPNVITTPVVDEGKTANAKNLVIEESSSLNISEGGAAIIEADFVNKGTVNISSKENKSGVLVVKGTSNGMVTFERSGLIANKWSIITVPVVGQSIKSFIENPENAIRVNTTVTPNRYAVGFYDDTKVAGSKWTYYTADDIQTDALTFERGKGYIISRVTDGSVKFKGTIETEDVNISAQEDKWNAVGNPYTAYMPVNNNTGTNFIQENLSKFNPTNVGVYIWDVTQNKYVAKTLVGEALSLTVGQGFFVKTKEGVSSISFKQKQRLTDATVVSAFSRKAIVPSIQVLAKQGDITVDTNIKYLTNGKKGLDPGYDVENFEGAKFDIFTRLVSGSSKQNFTLQSLPNDNYEKTIIPLGIKSEVGKKISISIKTKNLPAGLDVYIEDKLLGVKTKLNNLTETYQITFDKETEEIGRFFIHTQSKTLAVEEESLIETTQIYTTTDKNVIIKGIYNEKFTVTIFNTLGTVLKEEVYSGAGQNKIKTSNFPIGVYLVNVKSNNLNITKKVILE; encoded by the coding sequence ATGAAAATCAAAAAAGTAATAAAATTATTTAGTATTACATTTTGTTTACTCACAATAAGTATTTCATTTTCGCAAGAAAACACAATTCAAAAAATAATAGAACAGATAGATCCTGGTACGATAGGTCAAGGAGATTGGAATGGAGATGAATACCCTATTAACAAAACAGTTAAATTACCAAGTTTACCCAACAGAGATATAAATTTAAGAGGCTATGTAACAATACCTAGAGGTGTTCAAGGTCCTTTTCCTGTAATTGTATTATTACATGGACGTCATAATATTTGTTATATAAATGAAGGCTCTGATGGGTTTCTTACAACCAATTGTGGAGATGCCTTTAATAGAGAAAGCAATGAGATTCCTAATTATCATGGTTTTAGATATATTGCAAATACTCTAGTAACACATGGTTATGTTGTAGTAAGTATTGACTCTAATGCTATTATTGATGCTGTAGAAAGAGATAAACAATTATCAGAGAATACGAATGTTCCTCTAAAGATAAAAGATGAAGGGGCACAATTAAGAGCCGAACTAATCCAAGAGCACCTTAATTTACTCAAAGAGTTTAACGAAAATGCTACTCTAAAAGTAGCTGATGTTCCAACATTTAATACTATGGATTTTAACAATGTAATAACCATGGGGCATTCTAGAGGAGGAGAAGGTGTAGTAAAACATTTTATTCATAATAAAAACTTAGGAAGCCCTTATAAAATCAAAGGTGTTTTTTCTGTAGCTCCAACAAATACTAATAATTTTATTGTACCTAAAGGAATGAATTATTCAGTAATGATTCCTTATTGTGATGGAGACCTTACGCAGGCTCCTGGAGTATGGAACTATGATAGACAAACCGAAAATTCTGATTCAAGTACTCATCAAATATTATTAATGGGAGCTAACCACAACTATTTTAATATTATATGGACTCCAGGGAATTTTACAGCAGGAACTTCAGATGATTGGAAATCTTTGGAAGAAAATGTAGGAAATACAGGAAGTTTTTGCGGAGATCCTAATAATCGTTTTTCTCCAGAAAAACAACGTAACATACTAAATGCTTATTTACATTCTTTTATAAAAACGTATGTAGAGAAAGATTTTAGGTATTCAGATCCAATTTTTGGTATTAACAATCACATTCCAGCGTCAACACAATTAGGCAATAATGAGGTACATGTATCTTATCATGCTCCTGAAGTTAAAAGAATGAATTTAAATATTCTTGAAAATAGTGATAAGATTGTACGAGAAGGATTAACATCTTTTAGTATTTGTGGTACAGGAGATGAAAAACACCTATGTGGTAATTTGGATAATGATATAGACAAACGTCTTGATGATCACTATTCTCCAGAACATAAAACAGGACTACCTAGAATATTGGTATCTTGGAATGGTACTACAAACTCAAAAATAGCCTACACGGTAAGTGAAAAACAAAAAAATATAAGTTCATACACGCACTTCACACTAAGAGCAGGAGTAACTGCATTTCCTCCTTTTCAAATTAATAGAGTAGGAGGTAATCAGAATTTTTCAATCTCTATTATAGATGATTCAGGAAAAGAAGCAAGTACAGAAGTGGCTCCTCATACTAATGCTCTTTTTCCCCCACCTGGAACTATTGGGAACATAACACCTCATAATATAGCAAATACAATAGCAATACCTTTAAGTAACTTTAATACTATTGACTTAGAAAATATTAAGAGTATAACCTTTAAGTTTGATAAAACTTCTAAAGGAGAGTTGTATTTTACAGATTTTGCCTTTACAAATTATAATGAAATTGACTTTAAAGAATGGACAGGAAATACAAATACAGATTGGGTTGTCAACACAAATTGGAAAGATAATACTACACCATTATCAACTAATGATGTATTAATACCTAATGTAATAACTACGCCAGTTGTTGATGAAGGAAAAACAGCCAATGCAAAAAACCTAGTAATTGAGGAATCTTCAAGTTTAAATATATCTGAAGGTGGAGCTGCAATTATAGAAGCTGATTTTGTAAATAAAGGAACAGTAAATATAAGTTCTAAAGAAAATAAGAGTGGTGTATTAGTAGTAAAAGGAACTTCAAACGGAATGGTAACTTTTGAACGCTCTGGGTTAATAGCTAATAAATGGAGTATTATTACCGTACCGGTGGTTGGTCAGTCAATAAAAAGTTTTATTGAAAACCCTGAAAATGCTATTAGAGTAAACACAACGGTAACACCTAATCGCTATGCCGTAGGGTTTTATGATGATACAAAAGTGGCAGGTTCCAAATGGACGTATTATACAGCAGATGATATTCAAACAGATGCCTTAACCTTTGAAAGAGGAAAAGGATATATTATTTCAAGAGTTACAGATGGAAGTGTTAAGTTTAAAGGAACTATTGAAACAGAAGATGTAAATATAAGTGCGCAAGAAGACAAATGGAATGCTGTAGGAAATCCATATACGGCTTATATGCCTGTAAATAATAATACAGGAACTAATTTTATACAAGAAAACCTAAGTAAGTTTAATCCAACAAATGTAGGAGTATATATTTGGGATGTAACCCAAAATAAATATGTAGCTAAAACATTGGTTGGGGAAGCTCTTTCGTTGACTGTAGGACAAGGATTCTTTGTAAAAACTAAAGAAGGAGTATCTTCTATAAGCTTTAAACAAAAACAACGTTTAACTGATGCTACTGTAGTAAGCGCATTTTCAAGGAAAGCCATAGTACCAAGCATTCAAGTATTGGCGAAACAAGGAGATATTACAGTAGATACAAATATTAAATATTTAACCAATGGAAAGAAGGGATTAGATCCAGGGTATGATGTAGAGAATTTTGAAGGAGCTAAATTTGATATATTTACTAGATTAGTATCAGGGAGTAGTAAACAAAACTTTACCTTACAATCTTTACCAAATGATAATTACGAAAAAACAATAATTCCTTTAGGAATTAAATCAGAAGTAGGTAAGAAGATTAGTATTAGTATTAAAACAAAAAATTTACCAGCTGGATTAGATGTATATATAGAAGATAAATTATTAGGTGTAAAAACAAAGTTGAATAACTTAACAGAAACCTATCAAATAACCTTTGATAAAGAGACTGAAGAAATAGGACGATTTTTTATTCACACTCAGTCTAAAACATTGGCAGTTGAAGAGGAAAGTCTCATAGAAACAACTCAAATATATACAACAACCGATAAAAATGTAATTATTAAAGGAATTTATAATGAGAAATTTACAGTGACTATTTTCAATACATTAGGAACAGTTTTAAAAGAAGAAGTTTATAGTGGTGCTGGACAAAATAAAATAAAAACTTCAAATTTTCCAATAGGAGTTTATCTAGTTAATGTAAAAAGTAACAACTTGAATATTACAAAAAAAGTTATATTAGAATAA
- a CDS encoding tetratricopeptide repeat protein gives MKYNLTIIFALFFVFVKGQNQESILRELQNKVTTANKPKNKIEALLNLAEYQYDRNFSASDQLVEEALKLIATKKDSITLKQLAKAYVIKGVINRRKAEYPKAIDYYLKAKKIYQDFNDIERISDVLHNMGMVYRHRDNHTKAIKLYKQSIKIKKVVKDIHGMAAGYNMMGVSYRQSKNIDSAIVCYKKARELFTSIQSFDDVQRVNNNMVAVNLEQKKYNKALELALNNVKYAKKHQKKYSLCVAYRNLSNIYKKTKDFSKSLIYIDSSLQVASQEKFREYIAKAYLRKSFLNAKLGNYKDAYQDYRVFNRHSDSIFNIENIKKIQELELNYQFKQEKREVELLAKEEVFKKRMYLVLLIISLLSALGISYLLYRNYKNKARGLHEKLEKERLQKELLNQKIKTNEEETKKIIADNTMRLEFKQELLNRLKKEVVPNVSEDIKQKLMEITSGIQVQIKTEGKLSEVQNKITEVNKGFDTKLRELFPSLTKTEREICALLRLNLSIKEIMTVRNASLDAIKSARYRIRKKMKLETKQELEQFIQNLD, from the coding sequence ATGAAGTATAACTTAACCATTATTTTTGCACTTTTTTTTGTATTTGTTAAAGGTCAAAATCAAGAAAGTATTTTAAGAGAGCTTCAAAACAAAGTAACTACCGCCAATAAACCAAAAAATAAAATTGAGGCATTGCTCAATTTAGCTGAATATCAGTACGATCGTAATTTTAGCGCTTCGGATCAGTTGGTAGAAGAAGCACTAAAGTTAATAGCTACTAAAAAGGACAGTATTACTTTAAAACAGTTAGCTAAAGCTTATGTAATTAAAGGTGTAATTAATAGAAGAAAAGCGGAATATCCTAAGGCTATAGATTACTATTTAAAAGCAAAAAAAATCTATCAAGATTTTAATGATATAGAACGTATATCTGATGTATTACACAATATGGGAATGGTGTATAGACACAGAGATAATCATACTAAGGCAATTAAGCTTTATAAGCAATCTATAAAAATTAAAAAAGTTGTTAAAGATATTCATGGTATGGCGGCAGGCTATAATATGATGGGAGTTTCCTATAGACAAAGTAAGAATATTGATTCCGCTATTGTGTGTTATAAAAAAGCTAGAGAATTATTTACAAGTATTCAAAGTTTTGATGATGTACAAAGAGTAAATAACAATATGGTGGCGGTTAACTTAGAGCAAAAAAAATATAATAAAGCATTAGAATTGGCTTTAAATAATGTAAAATATGCTAAAAAACACCAAAAAAAATATTCATTATGTGTTGCGTATAGAAACTTATCAAACATTTATAAAAAAACAAAAGATTTCTCAAAATCATTAATATACATAGACTCATCTTTGCAAGTAGCATCACAAGAAAAGTTTAGAGAATATATAGCAAAGGCATATTTAAGAAAAAGCTTTTTAAATGCTAAATTAGGTAATTACAAAGATGCATACCAGGATTATAGAGTGTTTAATAGACATTCTGATTCGATATTTAATATAGAAAACATTAAGAAAATACAAGAATTAGAGTTAAATTATCAATTCAAACAAGAAAAAAGAGAGGTAGAATTGTTAGCAAAAGAAGAAGTGTTTAAAAAACGTATGTATTTAGTCTTGTTAATAATATCACTATTAAGCGCTTTAGGTATTAGCTACTTATTATATAGGAATTATAAAAATAAAGCTAGAGGTTTACATGAAAAACTTGAAAAGGAACGGTTACAAAAGGAATTATTAAACCAAAAAATAAAAACAAATGAAGAAGAAACAAAAAAAATAATTGCAGACAACACAATGCGGTTGGAATTTAAACAAGAGCTATTAAATAGATTAAAGAAAGAAGTAGTACCCAATGTCTCAGAAGATATTAAACAAAAGCTAATGGAAATAACTTCTGGAATACAAGTACAAATAAAAACAGAAGGTAAACTTTCTGAAGTGCAAAATAAAATTACAGAGGTAAACAAAGGGTTTGATACCAAATTAAGAGAATTATTTCCTTCGCTTACAAAAACAGAAAGAGAAATATGTGCTTTATTACGATTAAATTTATCCATTAAAGAAATCATGACGGTAAGAAACGCTTCTTTAGATGCTATAAAATCCGCTAGATATCGTATTAGAAAAAAAATGAAATTAGAAACCAAACAAGAGTTAGAGCAATTTATTCAGAATTTAGATTAG
- a CDS encoding tetratricopeptide repeat protein → MSKKLPLVIITFFSLITSICSQKKIDSLQQVLQNASTKETKLKILDKLTLEMVRTNHSEQWKYLNQTILLAKKIGNYDLAASKTRFIAQRYIYGGKADSAIHVVEQLLKYKKKFTTPKSEGHLLLKRGAAYFNKELLKEAAKDYDKSAELFMKSKDSIYAADALFFAGQVYSNSNEFLKSIERLEKAYNLYNMLGDKVYANYTLNELSILYGKNGFHDKAIYERKRILKNAKIINKESNITYAYAHLFTSYFKKGNLNTARSYLDSVTISKNKIVDNSMRESLSFRLSGMNVRYFLKKNNLDSAYIYLKSYEKKLKKENVAKYHKNTFLYYAAKFYNKKGKYAKAQKYLEELLDKNNKVGDAKMILEANKEMSQVLANQNKFNKSYKYLKYYTDNKEIENSRIKKNTFLYHQSHFETERKDIEIYKNEAQIKLLEKDKEIAKAKRKTLLILLIAIIFIAILVGYFIWKQGVRKRKALSNKLERNKKELNRYTKQLIEKSKLQELLDKEIEELKEEIGQHKSSEKLQDLTTVKILTNDDWYDFKEKFRSVYPNFFASIKNKGFELTKAEERLIAMEKLYLDTNEIASMLAISQDSVTRSRSRLRKKINAPKGVPILEYLEAS, encoded by the coding sequence ATGAGTAAAAAGTTACCCCTTGTAATTATAACATTCTTTAGTTTAATAACTTCTATTTGTTCACAAAAAAAAATAGACTCATTACAGCAAGTTTTACAAAATGCAAGTACTAAAGAAACAAAGCTGAAAATATTAGATAAGCTGACTTTAGAAATGGTTCGCACTAATCATTCAGAACAATGGAAGTATTTAAACCAAACAATATTATTAGCTAAAAAAATAGGTAATTATGATTTAGCAGCTTCAAAAACTAGATTCATAGCGCAGAGGTATATATATGGAGGAAAAGCAGATTCAGCAATACATGTTGTAGAACAATTGTTGAAATATAAAAAAAAGTTTACTACTCCAAAGTCTGAAGGACATCTGTTATTAAAAAGAGGTGCGGCTTATTTCAATAAGGAATTATTAAAAGAAGCAGCTAAAGATTATGATAAATCTGCTGAATTGTTTATGAAATCTAAAGATTCTATTTATGCTGCGGATGCTCTTTTTTTTGCAGGGCAAGTATATTCAAATAGCAATGAATTTTTAAAAAGTATTGAACGTTTAGAGAAAGCATATAATCTATATAATATGTTAGGAGATAAAGTATATGCTAACTACACATTAAATGAATTATCTATACTATATGGTAAAAATGGTTTTCACGATAAAGCTATTTACGAAAGAAAAAGAATTTTAAAAAATGCTAAGATTATAAATAAAGAATCAAATATAACTTATGCTTATGCGCATTTATTTACTTCTTACTTTAAAAAAGGAAATTTAAATACAGCTAGAAGTTATTTAGATTCTGTAACAATTTCAAAAAATAAGATAGTAGACAATAGTATGAGGGAATCATTAAGTTTCCGACTATCTGGGATGAATGTAAGATATTTTCTAAAAAAGAATAATTTAGATAGCGCATATATATATTTAAAAAGTTATGAAAAAAAGTTAAAAAAAGAAAATGTAGCAAAGTATCATAAAAATACTTTTTTATACTATGCTGCAAAATTTTATAATAAAAAAGGAAAGTATGCTAAAGCACAAAAGTATCTTGAAGAATTACTAGATAAAAATAATAAAGTAGGTGATGCCAAAATGATACTTGAAGCAAATAAGGAAATGTCTCAAGTATTAGCTAATCAAAATAAGTTTAATAAATCTTATAAGTACTTAAAATATTATACAGATAATAAAGAGATAGAGAATTCAAGGATTAAAAAGAATACTTTTTTGTATCATCAATCACATTTTGAAACCGAAAGAAAAGATATCGAAATTTATAAAAATGAAGCTCAGATAAAACTACTAGAAAAAGATAAAGAAATAGCAAAAGCAAAAAGAAAAACCTTATTAATACTATTAATAGCAATTATTTTCATAGCTATTCTAGTTGGTTACTTTATATGGAAACAAGGAGTTCGTAAAAGAAAAGCATTGTCTAATAAATTAGAAAGAAATAAAAAGGAACTGAATAGGTATACAAAACAGCTAATAGAAAAAAGCAAACTTCAAGAATTGTTAGATAAAGAAATTGAAGAGCTAAAAGAAGAAATTGGGCAACACAAATCATCAGAAAAACTTCAAGATTTAACTACCGTAAAAATTCTTACTAATGATGATTGGTATGATTTTAAAGAAAAATTTAGAAGTGTGTACCCTAATTTTTTTGCAAGTATAAAAAATAAAGGTTTTGAATTAACCAAAGCAGAAGAACGATTAATAGCTATGGAAAAACTCTATTTAGATACAAATGAAATAGCTAGTATGTTGGCAATTTCACAAGATAGTGTCACTAGAAGTCGTTCTAGGTTACGTAAAAAAATAAATGCTCCAAAAGGAGTTCCAATCCTTGAGTATTTAGAAGCTTCATAG